The following coding sequences are from one Bufo bufo chromosome 2, aBufBuf1.1, whole genome shotgun sequence window:
- the LOC120990023 gene encoding protein arginine N-methyltransferase 9-like, giving the protein MNGAGRRKNRRGRKAGQAARRRELISRSVHSAELCLRDRDYGTAYAHFLLVLSLAPELKEDFKETFQYALFKWAEELYALSRNQDLFSCYEQALELFPNDDVICNSMGEQLFRLGFRDEAAGYFYKAVKLNPNSADAKENFYRVANWLVERWHFVMLNDVKRNRMYQKAIENAVQAGCKTVVDIGTGTGILSMFAKCAGAPHVYACELSKTMFDLACEVVAANNMEGEIKLLHMKSQDIRVPEHIPEKVSLVVTETVDAGLFGEGIVETLIHAWKNLLLDPKPKDANCDGYGQVIPSGAVVHGMIVECPQIRRHHRVFVNEVAGVNLKEAVRFSSPVHCSFKSGDVIEPYATEKMSRVPGGYKALSQPFLALTVDFNSLQDLESIASGKSCRISVLVQEQGRLDCFITWFVLHLDNEHNLSTGPSEETCWEQAVFPIQNIPEDGCMVIRGDTVVLDVHCPDCYLRLELVTVIRAGVVDIGMSVEHEVDLCDALASLHTTHQKGREEDLCILEPSEIALLNNVIYHESFKNAICKVISSLGPGENGTLRNENDVTTHEGRFSDPLYILDVSEGFSVLPVIAAQLGNVKAYSSVEEKQHCVALERLSERNGISKESLEFWLNKLEASDDVLQRPQSDKLWSIIILDVIEPCGLIRQEVMEKCAIARCLLQSGGKIFPQYVVIHGMLVESNTLMQESSVQGTEPTLGFNIAPSINQFKVPVHVFLNLSTLPSTRLSDPVELLRLDLMNPYSNQFSLVTEVKVRICKSGQVTAIPFWYRLYLDEDIYLDTSSDMSHWKQAAFLLEEPLRVDEGQELLLEVHFQNSNVSMTLRRPP; this is encoded by the exons ATGAACGGAGCTGGCAGAAGAAAGAATCGCAGAGGGCGCAAGGCAGGGCAGGCTGCCAGAAGGAGGGAACTGATATCCCGGTCTGTGCATAGCGCAGAGCTGTGTCTGCGGGATCGGGACTATGGCACAGCTTATGCCCACTTCCTGCTGGTGCTTAGCCTGGCTCCTGAGCTGAAGGAAGACTTTAAG GAGACTTTTCAGTATGCCCTTTTCAAATGGGCAGAAGAGCTATATGCGTTAAGCCGCAATCAAGACTTGTTCAGTTGTTATGAACAAGCCCTCGAACTCTTTCCAAACGATGATGTTATCTGCAACAGTATGGGAGAACAGCTCTTCAG ATTGGGATTTCGAGATGAAGCAGCTGGTTATTTCTACAAGGCCGTGAAGCTGAACCCGAACTCGGCTGATGCCAAGGAAAATTTCTATCGTGTAGCGAACTGGCTTGTGGAGCGCTGGCATTTTGTAATGCTCAATGATGTCAAGAGGAATCGGATGTATCAGAAAGCTATTGAAAATGCAGTACAGGCTGGATGCAAAACTGTGGTAGATATTGGAACTGGTACTGGGATACTAAG catgttTGCAAAATGTGCGGGTGCCCCTCATGTTTATGCCTGTGAACTCTCCAAGACCATGTTTGACCTGGCCTGCGAGGTAGTGGCAGCCAATAACATGGAAGGCGAGATCAAGCTTCTACACATGAAGTCTCAAGATATTCGAGTCCCTGAACACATACCTGAAAA GGTTTCACTGGTTGTCACAGAGACAGTAGATGCCGGTTTGTTTGGTGAAGGTATTGTGGAAACTCTGATCCATGCCTGGAAAAACTTGCTTCTAGATCCTAAG CCCAAAGATGCCAACTGTGATGGGTATGGACAGGTCATACCCTCAGGTGCTGTAGTGCATGGCATGATAGTGGAATGTCCACAGATACGCAGGCATCACAG ggtgtttgtaAATGAAGTTGCCGGTGTGAACTTAAAAGAAGCTGTGCGGTTTTCCAGTCCTGTACATTGCAGTTTCAAATCTGGTGATGTAATTGAGCCGTATGCTACAGAAAAGATGAGCAGAGTACCTGGTGGTTATAAAGCCTTGAGCCAGCCCTTCCTGGCACTGACTGTAGACTTCAACAGCCTGCAG GATTTGGAAAGCATTGCCTCTGGAAAGTCCTGCAGGATCTCTGTTCTGGTCCAGGAACAAGGACGACTTGACTGTTTTATAACTTGGTTTGTCTTGCATCTGGATAATGAACACAATCTGTCAACGGGGCCTAGTGAAGAGACGTGCTGGGAACAAGCTGTGTTTCCTATCCAAAATATTCCTG AAGATGGTTGTATGGTCATCCGTGGGGATACAGTCGTACTGGATGTACACTGTCCTGACTGTTATTTAAGATTAGAGCTAGTCACGGTTATTAGAGCTGGGGTAGTGGACATTGGTATGTCAGTAGAGCACGAGGTGGACTTGTGCGATGCTTTGGCCAGTCTTCACACAACCCATCAGAAGGGCAGGGAGGAGGACTTGTGCATTCTGGAGCCGAGTGAGATAGCCTTGCTTAACAATGTTATTTACCACGAGAGCTTTAAGAATGCTATATGTAAAGTCATATCTTCCCTGGGACCTGGAGAGAATGGTACATTGAGGAATGAGAATGATGTAACGACTCATGAAGGACGTTTTTCCGACCCGCTGTATATACTGGATGTGTCTGAGGGATTTTCAGTTTTACCCGTAATTGCTGCACAGCTTGGGAATGTTAAAGCTTACAGCTCAGTTGAGGAGAAGCAGCACTGCGTTGCCCTAGAAAGGTTATCAGAAAGGAACGGCATCTCCAAAGAGAGTCTGGAATTTTGGCTGAACAAGCTGGAAGCCAGCGATGATGTTTTACAGAGGCCCCAGTCTGACAAGTTGTGGAGCATCATTATTCTAGATGTGATTGAGCCTTGTGGGCTGATCAGGCAAGAGGtgatggagaaatgtgccatagcAAG GTGCTTACTTCAGTCTGGAGGAAAGATCTTCCCTCAGTATGTGGTCATCCATGGCATGCTGGTAGAATCCAACACTTTAATGCAGGAGAGTTCGGTTCAAGGCACAGAACCCACCCTAGGCTTTAACATAGCACCTTCGATCAATCAGTTCAAG GTGCCTGTCCATGTCTTCCTGAATCTCTCTACTCTGCCTTCCACCCGTTTGAGTGATCCAGTAGAGCTGCTTAGACTGGATTTAATGAATCCGTATTCAAACCAATTTAGCTTGGTTACTGAAGTAAAG